From Acidovorax sp. FHTAMBA, one genomic window encodes:
- the zwf gene encoding glucose-6-phosphate dehydrogenase — protein MSFDLVLFGGTGDLAWRKLMPALFQAFRHGTLPEGGRIIAVARDELSHEQYRSLIKARFDSVELAKRPTPDEFERFGALLHYLRMDLSKTEDYTQLAAMLRERGADSVVMYVATAPSLFTNVCEQIAAVGLNGPTTRVVLEKPLGHDLQSNQAINDTLRRVLKEEQVFRIDHYLGKPSVQNLFAMRFGNALFEPLWRRETIANIQITIAEELGVETRGAFYDQTGALRDMVQNHALQLLCAIGMEPPINSSANAIRDEKLKVLQSLKPWSMETIGQHVIRGQYAAGNVHGAQVPGYLQEKGVAPGSTTETFVALRTEISNWRWAGVPFYIRTGKRLAGRDAHIVVNFRPVPHPIFKTPVGAANRLVINLQPKDGLELHLLAQGAAQHQAEPALSQVHLNLDFDQRFGTERVGAYERLLLDVIAGRLNLFVRSDEQEEAWRWVEPILQHWKHDPVGPRAYTAGSWGPSSASAMIARDGYCWSEEM, from the coding sequence ATGAGTTTTGACCTTGTCCTGTTTGGTGGAACAGGTGATCTGGCCTGGCGCAAGCTCATGCCCGCATTGTTTCAGGCGTTCCGGCACGGCACGCTGCCCGAGGGGGGCCGCATCATTGCGGTCGCGCGCGACGAGCTGAGCCACGAACAATACCGCAGCCTGATCAAGGCGCGGTTTGACAGCGTGGAACTGGCCAAGCGCCCCACCCCGGACGAGTTCGAACGTTTTGGCGCCCTGCTGCACTACCTGCGCATGGACCTGTCCAAGACCGAGGACTACACCCAGCTGGCCGCCATGCTGCGCGAGCGTGGCGCCGACTCGGTGGTGATGTATGTGGCCACCGCGCCCAGCCTGTTCACCAACGTGTGCGAGCAGATCGCCGCCGTGGGCCTGAACGGCCCCACCACCCGCGTGGTGCTCGAAAAACCCCTGGGCCACGACCTCCAATCGAACCAGGCCATCAACGACACCCTGCGCCGCGTGCTCAAGGAAGAGCAGGTTTTTCGCATCGACCACTACCTGGGCAAGCCCTCGGTGCAGAACCTGTTTGCCATGCGCTTTGGCAACGCACTGTTCGAGCCCCTGTGGCGGCGCGAAACCATTGCCAACATCCAGATCACCATTGCCGAAGAACTGGGCGTGGAAACGCGCGGTGCGTTTTACGACCAGACCGGCGCGCTGCGCGACATGGTGCAGAACCACGCGCTGCAGCTCTTGTGCGCGATTGGCATGGAGCCGCCCATCAACTCCAGCGCCAACGCCATCCGCGATGAAAAGCTCAAGGTGCTGCAGTCGCTCAAGCCCTGGAGCATGGAGACCATCGGCCAGCACGTGATTCGCGGTCAGTACGCGGCGGGCAACGTGCACGGCGCGCAAGTGCCCGGCTACCTGCAGGAAAAAGGCGTGGCCCCCGGCAGCACCACCGAAACCTTTGTGGCGCTGCGCACCGAAATCAGCAACTGGCGCTGGGCCGGTGTGCCGTTTTACATCCGCACCGGCAAGCGGCTGGCGGGGCGCGACGCGCACATCGTTGTCAACTTCCGCCCCGTGCCGCATCCCATTTTCAAAACGCCCGTGGGCGCCGCCAACCGACTGGTGATCAACCTGCAGCCCAAGGACGGGCTGGAGCTGCACCTGCTGGCCCAAGGCGCCGCCCAGCACCAGGCCGAGCCCGCGCTGTCGCAGGTGCACCTGAACCTGGACTTCGACCAACGCTTTGGCACCGAGCGCGTGGGCGCCTACGAACGCCTGCTGCTCGACGTGATTGCAGGCCGCCTCAACCTCTTTGTGCGCAGCGACGAGCAGGAAGAAGCCTGGCGCTGGGTGGAGCCCATCCTGCAGCACTGGAAGCACGACCCCGTGGGGCCACGCGCGTACACGGCGGGCAGCTGGGGGCCGAGTTCGGCCAGCGCGATGATTGCGCGCGATGGGTATTGCTGGAGCGAGGAGATGTGA
- the pgi gene encoding glucose-6-phosphate isomerase: protein MTLRCDQTPEWPLLQAHFSTGARQQDLRQSFAQDAQRFAHFSQSAPHVFADLSKNLWDRDTEALLLRMARHSGLEQHRDALLGGQPVNTTEGRAVLHTLLRRPAGMALPGDSSTIAADLARVHATLDAMLAYADTVRADEAITDVVNIGIGGSDLGPHMAVLALEAFRVPGKRFHFVSNVDGHELHTTLRTLRPESTLFLIASKTFTTAETMTNARSALAWFAAQGGQDVGRHFAALTTNVEAAQSLGITTTFGFWDWVGGRYSLWSAIGLPVAIAIGSAGFRDLLSGAHAMDEHFRTAALAQNLPVRLGLLDIWYRNFHGFNSRCIAPYHAALRRLPAYLQQLEMESNGKRVGLDGQPLPYATSPVLWGEPGTNGQHAFFQMLHQGTDVLPLELIAVRQPTHPLKGHHNKLLANALAQAQALMVGKESEDGHRHFPGNRPSTFLLLDELSPASLGALIALQEHRVFVSGSLWGINSFDQWGVELGKVLAKDIEARLDSGDATGLDGSTAGLLKRLLG, encoded by the coding sequence ATGACCCTTCGTTGCGACCAAACCCCCGAATGGCCCCTGTTGCAGGCCCATTTTTCAACCGGTGCCCGCCAGCAGGATCTTCGGCAGTCGTTCGCGCAGGATGCGCAGCGGTTTGCGCATTTCAGCCAGTCGGCGCCGCATGTGTTTGCCGACCTTTCCAAAAACCTGTGGGACCGCGACACCGAGGCGCTGCTGCTGCGCATGGCCCGACACAGTGGCCTGGAGCAGCACCGTGACGCCCTGCTGGGTGGTCAGCCCGTCAACACCACCGAAGGCCGTGCGGTGCTGCACACCCTGCTGCGCCGCCCCGCAGGCATGGCATTGCCGGGTGATTCCAGCACGATAGCTGCTGACCTGGCGCGCGTGCATGCCACGCTGGATGCCATGCTGGCTTATGCCGACACGGTGCGTGCGGATGAGGCGATCACCGATGTGGTGAACATCGGCATCGGCGGGTCAGACCTCGGCCCCCATATGGCCGTGCTGGCGCTGGAGGCGTTTCGCGTGCCGGGCAAGCGCTTTCACTTTGTGTCGAACGTGGACGGGCACGAGCTGCACACCACGCTGCGCACGCTGCGCCCCGAAAGCACCCTGTTCCTCATTGCCTCCAAAACCTTCACCACTGCCGAAACCATGACCAACGCGCGCTCGGCGCTGGCCTGGTTTGCTGCGCAGGGCGGGCAGGATGTGGGGCGCCACTTTGCGGCACTGACCACCAACGTCGAGGCCGCCCAGTCGCTGGGCATCACCACCACCTTCGGCTTCTGGGACTGGGTGGGCGGGCGCTATTCGCTGTGGTCGGCCATCGGCCTGCCCGTTGCCATCGCCATCGGTTCGGCAGGCTTTCGCGACCTGTTGTCCGGAGCGCATGCCATGGACGAGCACTTTCGCACCGCGGCGCTGGCGCAGAACCTGCCCGTGCGCCTGGGTCTGCTCGATATCTGGTACCGCAACTTCCATGGGTTCAACAGCCGCTGCATCGCGCCCTACCACGCGGCGTTGCGCCGCCTGCCTGCCTATCTGCAGCAGCTGGAAATGGAAAGCAACGGCAAACGCGTGGGTCTGGATGGCCAGCCACTGCCCTATGCCACATCGCCCGTGCTCTGGGGCGAGCCGGGCACCAACGGCCAGCATGCGTTCTTTCAGATGCTGCACCAGGGCACTGACGTGCTGCCGCTGGAGCTGATCGCCGTGCGCCAGCCCACCCACCCCCTCAAGGGTCACCACAACAAGCTGCTGGCCAACGCGCTGGCGCAGGCGCAGGCGCTGATGGTGGGTAAAGAGAGTGAGGACGGCCACCGCCACTTCCCGGGCAATCGCCCCAGCACCTTCCTGCTGCTGGATGAACTGAGCCCCGCCTCGCTGGGTGCGCTGATCGCGCTGCAGGAGCACCGCGTGTTCGTGAGCGGCAGCCTGTGGGGCATCAACAGCTTTGACCAGTGGGGCGTGGAGCTGGGCAAGGTGCTGGCCAAGGACATTGAGGCGCGCCTGGACTCGGGTGACGCCACGGGGCTGGATGGCTCCACCGCAGGGCTTTTGAAGCGGCTGCTGGGATAG
- a CDS encoding SMP-30/gluconolactonase/LRE family protein gives MSLHTLPLPPCELGESPLWHPTEKSLYWCDIQGQAVHAWHPESGRHRQWRMPSEPGCCAPAAGGRLVIGLRNGFYLLDTAKDSADITALTCLALLPPDQHDTAVLRLNDGRCDTAGRFWAGSMITPRTAPHAALWCLAAGDGGYAVQYMAGDNFTANGLAFSPDDRTMYWSNTPEHRIDRFDFDVATGDITNRRPWVQFERKVEGKPYGGRPDGAAVDVKGHYWVAMYEGGCVLQLSPAGDVLQRIATPVVCPTMVCFGGDDLRTLYITSARAGRPAEEQNARVPAGALFSTRVSAPGLPVNFFQLQR, from the coding sequence ATGTCCCTTCACACCTTGCCCTTGCCGCCCTGCGAACTGGGCGAATCCCCCTTATGGCACCCCACGGAAAAATCCCTTTACTGGTGTGACATTCAGGGACAAGCAGTACACGCATGGCATCCTGAAAGCGGTCGCCATCGGCAATGGCGCATGCCCAGTGAGCCCGGCTGCTGCGCGCCTGCAGCGGGCGGGCGATTGGTAATCGGGTTACGAAACGGTTTCTACCTTCTGGATACGGCGAAGGACAGTGCCGACATCACCGCCCTCACCTGCCTGGCCCTGCTGCCACCTGATCAGCACGACACCGCTGTGCTGCGCCTGAATGACGGCCGTTGCGACACGGCGGGCCGGTTCTGGGCGGGGTCCATGATCACGCCGCGCACAGCGCCTCACGCGGCGTTGTGGTGCCTGGCCGCTGGGGATGGCGGCTATGCGGTGCAATACATGGCAGGCGACAACTTCACCGCCAACGGCCTGGCTTTCAGCCCCGACGACCGCACGATGTACTGGTCCAACACGCCCGAGCACCGCATTGACCGGTTTGACTTTGATGTGGCCACGGGCGACATCACGAACCGCCGCCCCTGGGTGCAGTTTGAACGCAAGGTGGAAGGCAAGCCTTATGGCGGGCGGCCCGATGGCGCGGCGGTGGATGTGAAGGGCCACTACTGGGTGGCGATGTACGAAGGCGGCTGCGTGCTGCAACTCTCGCCCGCCGGGGACGTGCTGCAGCGCATCGCCACGCCCGTGGTGTGCCCGACCATGGTGTGTTTTGGGGGCGACGATTTGCGCACGCTGTACATCACGTCGGCCCGCGCCGGGCGGCCTGCCGAGGAGCAGAACGCCAGGGTGCCCGCCGGCGCCCTGTTCAGCACCCGGGTCAGTGCACCCGGCCTGCCGGTCAACTTCTTTCAACTGCAGCGCTGA
- the edd gene encoding phosphogluconate dehydratase: MHPVVARVTERIVQRSADTRGAYLAGVDAMIARKPAQDRMGCANLAHAYAALPGSDKFKITVEKAPNIGVVTAYNDMLSAHQPYQSYPAVLRDEAAQHGATVQVAGGVPAMCDGVTQGTPGMELSLFSRDAIAMATAVALSHDVFDGALLLGVCDKIVPGLLIGALHYGHLPCVFVPAGPMGTGLPNKEKAKVREQYAQGLVGRDELLKAESAAYHSPGTCTFYGTANSNQMLLEAMGLHVPGAAFAPPGTEEREAFTRQAVRTVLDIGKRGQRFTPIGHVVDERCIVNAMVALLATGGSTNHLIHWVAIARSAGILIDWSDFDELSSAVPLLARVYPNGDADVNQFQAAGGPAWILRELLSGGFMHPDVMSVNAGGIAAGGQGAPAVSGDETVLRPVTRPFSPTGGLRLLQGRLGRAVIKVSAVPEDRHIIEAPARVFDSQEALLAAFAAGEVQQDMVAVVRFQGPQANGMPELHKLTPPLAVLQNQGFKVALVTDGRMSGASGKVPAAIHVTPEALAGGPLAKVLDGDIVRVDAVAGTLDVLVDEATWAARPVAPYTAPPATGFGRELFTNFRRHAGGAEQGACTWL, encoded by the coding sequence ATGCATCCAGTTGTAGCGCGCGTGACCGAGCGCATTGTCCAGCGCAGCGCAGACACCCGCGGTGCCTACCTCGCGGGCGTTGACGCCATGATCGCCCGCAAGCCCGCCCAAGACCGCATGGGCTGCGCCAATCTGGCCCACGCCTATGCTGCACTGCCGGGCTCTGACAAGTTCAAGATCACCGTCGAAAAGGCGCCCAACATTGGCGTGGTCACGGCCTACAACGACATGTTGTCGGCCCACCAGCCCTACCAGAGTTACCCCGCCGTGCTGCGGGATGAGGCCGCCCAGCACGGCGCCACGGTGCAGGTGGCAGGCGGTGTACCTGCGATGTGCGACGGCGTGACGCAGGGCACGCCCGGCATGGAGCTGTCGCTGTTCTCCCGCGATGCCATTGCCATGGCCACGGCGGTAGCGCTGTCCCACGATGTGTTCGATGGTGCGCTGCTGCTGGGTGTGTGCGACAAAATCGTGCCGGGCCTCTTGATTGGTGCGCTGCACTATGGGCACCTGCCGTGCGTGTTCGTGCCCGCAGGCCCCATGGGCACCGGCCTGCCGAACAAGGAGAAAGCCAAGGTGCGCGAGCAGTACGCACAAGGTCTGGTCGGGCGTGATGAGTTGCTCAAGGCAGAGTCTGCCGCGTACCACAGCCCCGGCACCTGCACCTTCTACGGCACCGCCAACAGCAACCAGATGCTGCTCGAAGCCATGGGCCTGCACGTGCCCGGCGCGGCCTTTGCACCGCCCGGCACCGAAGAGCGCGAAGCCTTCACACGCCAGGCCGTGCGCACGGTGCTCGACATTGGCAAGCGTGGCCAGCGCTTCACGCCCATCGGGCACGTGGTGGACGAGCGCTGCATCGTCAACGCCATGGTGGCCCTGCTGGCCACCGGGGGCTCCACCAACCATTTGATCCACTGGGTGGCCATTGCGCGCAGCGCGGGCATCCTCATCGACTGGTCGGACTTTGACGAACTCTCGTCCGCCGTGCCGCTGCTGGCCCGCGTGTACCCCAATGGCGATGCCGACGTGAACCAGTTCCAGGCCGCAGGCGGCCCCGCATGGATCCTGCGCGAGCTGTTGTCCGGCGGCTTCATGCACCCCGATGTGATGAGCGTGAACGCGGGCGGCATTGCCGCAGGCGGGCAGGGCGCCCCGGCGGTGTCGGGTGACGAAACCGTGTTGCGCCCCGTGACCCGGCCGTTTTCGCCCACCGGCGGGCTGCGCCTGCTGCAAGGGCGCCTGGGTCGCGCGGTGATCAAGGTGTCGGCCGTGCCCGAAGACCGCCACATCATCGAAGCGCCTGCGCGCGTGTTCGATTCGCAAGAGGCGTTGCTCGCCGCCTTTGCTGCGGGCGAGGTGCAGCAGGACATGGTGGCCGTGGTGCGCTTTCAGGGCCCGCAGGCCAATGGCATGCCCGAACTGCACAAGCTCACCCCGCCGCTGGCCGTGCTGCAAAACCAGGGCTTCAAAGTGGCGCTGGTCACCGACGGCCGCATGAGCGGCGCATCGGGCAAGGTGCCTGCCGCCATCCACGTCACGCCCGAGGCGCTGGCCGGTGGCCCGCTGGCCAAGGTGCTGGACGGCGACATTGTGCGGGTGGACGCCGTTGCCGGCACGCTGGATGTGCTGGTCGACGAAGCCACCTGGGCGGCACGCCCCGTGGCGCCATACACCGCGCCTCCCGCCACCGGCTTTGGCCGTGAACTGTTTACCAACTTTCGCCGCCACGCAGGCGGTGCCGAACAAGGAGCCTGCACGTGGTTGTAA
- a CDS encoding bifunctional 4-hydroxy-2-oxoglutarate aldolase/2-dehydro-3-deoxy-phosphogluconate aldolase, whose protein sequence is MNPLDIASHGPVIPVIVIDRVEDALPLAESLLAGGVKVLEVTLRTAAGLPAIEAIARNLPEAVVGVGTVLNADDARRASEAGARFAVSPGYTSAVGSACKGLNLPLLPGVATSSEIMAALADGFSFLKLFPAEAVGGIPLLKSWASPFGQVSFCPTGGITHTSASSYLALPNVRCVGGSWLTPTDAVRAGDWARITQLARESATLRMPR, encoded by the coding sequence GTGAATCCCCTCGACATCGCCAGCCATGGCCCCGTCATCCCCGTCATCGTGATCGACCGCGTGGAAGACGCGCTCCCCCTGGCCGAGTCGCTGCTGGCCGGTGGCGTGAAGGTGCTGGAAGTCACACTGCGCACCGCTGCGGGCCTGCCCGCCATCGAAGCCATTGCGCGCAACTTGCCCGAGGCCGTGGTGGGTGTGGGCACGGTGCTCAACGCTGACGACGCGCGCCGCGCGAGCGAGGCCGGGGCGCGGTTTGCCGTGAGCCCCGGCTATACGTCTGCAGTGGGCAGCGCCTGCAAGGGGCTGAACCTGCCCCTGCTGCCCGGCGTGGCCACCTCCAGCGAAATCATGGCGGCCCTGGCCGACGGGTTTTCGTTCCTCAAGCTCTTCCCGGCCGAGGCCGTAGGCGGCATCCCGCTGCTCAAGTCCTGGGCCAGCCCGTTTGGCCAGGTGAGCTTTTGCCCCACGGGCGGCATCACCCACACCTCGGCATCCAGCTACCTGGCGCTGCCCAATGTGCGCTGCGTGGGCGGCTCGTGGCTCACGCCCACCGATGCGGTGCGCGCGGGCGACTGGGCGCGCATCACGCAACTGGCGCGTGAGAGCGCGACACTGCGCATGCCGCGCTGA
- the groL gene encoding chaperonin GroEL (60 kDa chaperone family; promotes refolding of misfolded polypeptides especially under stressful conditions; forms two stacked rings of heptamers to form a barrel-shaped 14mer; ends can be capped by GroES; misfolded proteins enter the barrel where they are refolded when GroES binds), with the protein MAAKDVVFGGEARARMVEGVNILANAVKVTLGPKGRNVVLERSFGAPTVTKDGVSVAKEIELKDKLQNMGAQLVKEVASKTSDNAGDGTTTATVLAQAIVREGFKYVAAGINPMDLKRGIDKAVSALVEELKKASKPTTTSKEIAQVGSISANSDETIGKLIADAMDKVGKEGVITVEDGKSLDSELDVVEGMQFDRGYLSPYFINNPEKQSAILDNPFVLLFDKKISNIRDLLPTLEQVAKAGRPLLIIAEEVEGEALATLVVNTIRGILKVVAVKAPGFGDRRKAMLEDIAILTGGKVIAEEVGLTLEKVTLADLGQAKRIEVGKENTIIIDGAGAAADIEARVKQVRVQIEEATSDYDREKLQERVAKLAGGVAVIKVGAATEVEMKEKKARVEDALHATRAAVEEGVVAGGGVALLRAKQAVGDRVKGDNADQEAGIKLVLKAIEAPLREIVNNAGGEASVVVNAVLAGKGNFGFNAANDSYGDMLELGILDPTKVTRTALQNAASVASLLLTTECMVADAPKEEAGAGGGMPDMGGMGGMGGMGM; encoded by the coding sequence ATGGCAGCAAAAGACGTAGTTTTCGGCGGCGAAGCCCGCGCACGCATGGTTGAAGGCGTGAACATCCTGGCCAACGCGGTCAAGGTCACGCTGGGCCCCAAGGGTCGCAACGTGGTGCTGGAGCGCTCGTTCGGCGCCCCCACCGTGACCAAGGACGGTGTGTCTGTGGCCAAGGAAATCGAACTCAAGGACAAGCTGCAGAACATGGGCGCCCAGCTCGTGAAGGAAGTGGCTTCCAAGACCAGCGACAACGCTGGTGACGGCACCACCACCGCTACGGTGCTGGCCCAGGCCATCGTGCGCGAAGGCTTCAAGTACGTGGCCGCGGGCATCAACCCGATGGACCTCAAGCGCGGCATCGACAAGGCTGTGTCGGCCCTGGTGGAAGAGCTGAAGAAGGCTTCCAAGCCCACCACCACCTCCAAGGAAATCGCCCAGGTCGGTTCGATCTCCGCCAACTCCGACGAAACCATCGGCAAGCTGATCGCTGACGCCATGGACAAGGTTGGCAAGGAAGGCGTGATTACTGTGGAAGACGGCAAGTCGCTGGACAGCGAACTGGACGTCGTGGAAGGCATGCAGTTCGACCGCGGCTACCTGTCGCCCTACTTCATCAACAACCCCGAAAAGCAATCCGCGATTCTGGACAACCCCTTCGTGCTGCTGTTCGACAAGAAGATCAGCAACATCCGCGACCTGCTGCCCACGCTGGAGCAAGTTGCCAAGGCTGGCCGTCCCCTGCTGATCATTGCCGAAGAAGTCGAAGGCGAAGCCCTGGCTACGCTGGTGGTCAACACGATCCGCGGCATCCTGAAGGTTGTGGCTGTGAAGGCTCCAGGCTTTGGCGACCGTCGCAAGGCCATGCTGGAAGACATCGCCATCCTGACGGGCGGCAAGGTCATCGCTGAAGAAGTGGGCCTGACGCTCGAAAAGGTGACGCTGGCCGACCTGGGCCAGGCCAAGCGCATCGAAGTGGGCAAGGAAAACACCATCATCATCGACGGCGCCGGTGCCGCTGCTGACATCGAAGCCCGCGTCAAGCAAGTGCGCGTGCAGATCGAAGAAGCCACAAGCGACTACGACCGCGAAAAGCTGCAAGAGCGCGTGGCCAAGCTGGCTGGCGGCGTGGCCGTGATCAAGGTCGGCGCTGCCACCGAAGTCGAAATGAAGGAAAAGAAGGCCCGCGTGGAAGACGCACTGCACGCAACGCGCGCAGCTGTGGAAGAAGGCGTTGTGGCCGGTGGTGGCGTGGCCCTGCTGCGCGCCAAGCAAGCCGTGGGCGACCGCGTCAAGGGCGACAACGCTGACCAGGAAGCCGGCATCAAGCTGGTGCTCAAGGCCATCGAAGCGCCTCTGCGCGAAATCGTGAACAACGCCGGTGGCGAAGCCTCGGTGGTGGTGAACGCTGTGTTGGCCGGCAAGGGCAACTTCGGCTTCAACGCTGCCAACGACAGCTACGGCGACATGCTTGAGCTGGGCATTCTGGACCCCACGAAGGTCACCCGCACGGCCCTGCAGAACGCCGCTTCCGTGGCATCCCTGCTGCTGACGACCGAGTGCATGGTGGCTGACGCACCGAAGGAAGAAGCCGGTGCTGGCGGCGGCATGCCCGACATGGGCGGCATGGGTGGCATGGGCGGCATGGGCATGTAA
- a CDS encoding co-chaperone GroES, with translation MNLRPLHDRVIVKRIESETTTASGIVIPDNAAEKPDQGEVLAVGPGKKNDKGDVLALNVKVGDRVLFGKYSGQTVKVNGDELLVMKEDDLFAVVEK, from the coding sequence ATGAACCTTCGCCCTCTGCACGATCGCGTGATCGTCAAGCGTATCGAAAGCGAAACCACGACCGCCTCCGGCATCGTGATCCCTGACAACGCCGCCGAAAAGCCCGATCAAGGTGAAGTGCTGGCCGTCGGCCCTGGCAAGAAGAACGACAAGGGCGACGTGCTTGCCCTGAACGTGAAGGTCGGTGACCGCGTTCTGTTCGGCAAGTACTCGGGCCAGACCGTCAAGGTCAATGGCGACGAGCTGCTGGTCATGAAGGAAGACGATCTCTTTGCAGTGGTTGAGAAGTAA
- a CDS encoding DUF2304 domain-containing protein — MPSLQITTSLMGIGLAVLILYLIRRDHLYLMHGLFWVVVAAAAAVLGAWPGLIDRLARWTGFSYPPALLLLLACMVLVVKALHADMVNTRIERDVRRLNQRLALLEADLESVRQVGSAESSNP, encoded by the coding sequence ATGCCATCTTTGCAAATTACCACTTCGCTGATGGGCATTGGCTTGGCGGTGCTAATCCTCTATCTGATACGCCGGGACCATCTTTACCTCATGCACGGCCTGTTCTGGGTTGTGGTGGCGGCTGCTGCTGCAGTTTTAGGCGCCTGGCCTGGTCTCATCGATCGTCTGGCCAGGTGGACGGGGTTCAGCTATCCGCCAGCGCTGTTGCTGCTTTTGGCCTGCATGGTGCTGGTGGTCAAAGCCCTGCATGCAGATATGGTGAACACACGCATTGAGCGCGACGTGCGCCGTTTGAACCAGCGTTTGGCGTTGCTGGAGGCAGATCTTGAATCGGTTCGCCAGGTTGGGTCAGCTGAATCGTCCAACCCGTGA
- a CDS encoding mannose-1-phosphate guanylyltransferase/mannose-6-phosphate isomerase produces MTNLLLPVILCGGSGTRLWPLSRESYPKQFLAFSGTKTMLQQTATRLQGLHPDIPIACAPLLVCNEDHRFLAASQLIEVGVCGATILLEPVARNTAPALTVAALQATAQGADPVMLAMPADHIVTDLAAFQRAVQTAFAAASRGRVVTFGVKADYPETGYGYIRHQMKQAEGVFLLEGFTEKPDADTAQQYLNAGNYLWNSGLFMLRASTWLKAIGICRPDILQACEKSMQAARHDLDFTRPDATAFSLCPSDSIDYAVMEKLPTHPEWGLAPCVVPLQAGWSDVGAWDALWGVSAHDAQGNALLGDAVVQQNCTNSLLLASSRLVAGVGLQNLIVVETPDAVLVVDKRFTQEVKQVVANLARDGDALAQTHRKVHRPWGWFDSIDRGEKFQVKRIVVNPGASLSLQMHNHRAEHWVVVRGTAEITNGDQTYLLNQNESTYIPVGRAHRLANPGSAPLEIIEVQSGDYLGEDDIVRFDDIYGRSSPMPFSSHSQT; encoded by the coding sequence GTGACAAACCTCTTGCTCCCAGTCATTTTGTGCGGCGGCTCAGGCACTCGCTTGTGGCCGCTCTCGCGAGAAAGTTATCCCAAGCAGTTCTTGGCGTTCTCGGGCACGAAAACCATGCTCCAGCAGACCGCTACACGTCTGCAGGGTCTGCACCCTGACATCCCAATCGCTTGCGCACCGCTGCTGGTTTGCAATGAAGACCACCGGTTCCTGGCGGCCAGCCAGTTGATAGAAGTGGGTGTATGTGGTGCGACCATTCTTCTGGAGCCTGTTGCGCGAAACACAGCGCCTGCGCTAACCGTTGCAGCGCTGCAAGCTACAGCCCAGGGGGCAGACCCCGTCATGCTTGCAATGCCGGCAGATCACATTGTTACGGACTTGGCAGCATTTCAGAGGGCAGTGCAAACAGCATTCGCAGCAGCAAGCCGGGGGCGCGTGGTTACCTTTGGTGTGAAGGCCGACTATCCAGAAACCGGCTATGGCTACATACGCCATCAGATGAAACAGGCAGAAGGGGTTTTTTTGCTAGAGGGTTTCACCGAAAAACCCGATGCTGACACAGCCCAGCAATATCTGAATGCAGGTAACTACCTGTGGAACAGCGGCCTGTTTATGCTCCGCGCCAGCACATGGTTGAAGGCGATAGGCATTTGCCGCCCCGACATCCTTCAAGCCTGTGAGAAATCGATGCAAGCAGCCCGACACGACCTTGACTTCACTCGGCCGGATGCCACAGCTTTTTCGCTTTGCCCATCTGATTCCATTGACTACGCAGTGATGGAAAAGCTGCCAACACACCCTGAATGGGGCTTGGCCCCGTGCGTGGTACCTTTACAAGCGGGGTGGTCTGACGTGGGGGCATGGGATGCCCTTTGGGGTGTGAGCGCACACGACGCTCAAGGCAATGCCCTGCTCGGCGACGCCGTGGTGCAGCAAAACTGCACCAATTCGCTGCTATTGGCCAGCAGCCGCCTCGTAGCAGGTGTGGGGCTGCAAAACCTCATCGTGGTTGAAACTCCTGATGCCGTGCTGGTTGTTGACAAACGCTTTACCCAAGAGGTCAAACAGGTGGTGGCAAACCTTGCGCGTGATGGTGATGCCTTGGCGCAAACGCACCGCAAGGTTCATCGCCCTTGGGGCTGGTTTGACAGTATCGACCGCGGGGAAAAATTTCAGGTGAAGCGCATCGTGGTGAACCCCGGTGCCAGCCTGAGTCTGCAGATGCATAACCACCGCGCGGAGCACTGGGTGGTGGTCCGGGGTACCGCCGAAATCACGAACGGCGACCAGACCTATCTGCTGAACCAGAACGAATCCACATACATTCCGGTGGGGCGCGCGCACCGCCTCGCCAATCCTGGCAGCGCCCCCCTGGAGATCATCGAGGTGCAGTCGGGGGATTACCTTGGTGAGGACGATATCGTGCGTTTTGACGATATCTATGGGCGGTCGTCCCCCATGCCTTTTTCTTCTCATTCTCAAACATGA